The nucleotide sequence GGGATGGGTCAGCGGCGGTGGAAGGGGCGCACGCTGAGGGACTCGACGGTGCCGGTCGGCGGCAGGTCGACCGCGGTGCGGACTGTCGCCGCGACCATCTCGGGCGTGATCGTGTACGTCGTGTCGTAATCGACGCCCTCGCGGGCGACGAGGGCGCGCTGCATATCGGTGTCGACCCGCCCCGGGTGGATGCTGCTGACGCGCACCCCGTGCGGACGCTCCTCCTCGCGAAGCGCATCCGTGAGCGCCCGCAGCGCGAACTTGGAGCCCGCATAGACTCCGCCGCCCGGCCCGCTGGCCAGCCCCGAGCCGCTGTTGATGGCGACCACCAGCCCCTCCGCCGCCCGCAGCGCCGGGAGCGCGTGCCGCGTGAGCGCGGCGACCGCGAAAACGTTCACCTCGAACACGTGACGCCACACCTCCGCGTCGGTCTCTTCGATCGTGCCGCCGTCCTCCACGCCGGCCGAGTGCACGAGCACATCGAGGCGCTCGGGAAGTGGTGGAAGGGACGCGCCGGAGAGGTCGGCGACCAGATCGGCCACGTATGGCTCGGCCGACGGCAGCTCGGCGACCACCGCATCCACGGCGGCGGCATCCCGCCCTCCGACCAGGATGTGGTGCGTGCGCCCGAGCTCGACGGCGATCGCCCGTCCGATGCCGCGCGACGCGCCGGTCACCAGCGCGATCGGCCGGTCCGGTCCCGCGGACGCGGCGGACGAGGTGTCGGAGGGAGTGGATGCGGTCAT is from Leifsonia sp. 466MF and encodes:
- a CDS encoding SDR family oxidoreductase, translated to MTASTPSDTSSAASAGPDRPIALVTGASRGIGRAIAVELGRTHHILVGGRDAAAVDAVVAELPSAEPYVADLVADLSGASLPPLPERLDVLVHSAGVEDGGTIEETDAEVWRHVFEVNVFAVAALTRHALPALRAAEGLVVAINSGSGLASGPGGGVYAGSKFALRALTDALREEERPHGVRVSSIHPGRVDTDMQRALVAREGVDYDTTYTITPEMVAATVRTAVDLPPTGTVESLSVRPFHRR